GGACGCTCTTCAGGAACTCGAGGGCGAAACAGGCTGCCGCGTATGGTCGGTTCTGCAATTGAGACTTCACCCCTCAATAATCGCTCTGAAAAAAAGAATAAGTGAAGAAAACCCCGATAGAAAATATGAAATCGAGCTTACATATATAACGCCACGCGGACCGTGGTATCTGAATTCCTGGAAGGGCAATATGGAACGCTCGGGTGGGCTTGCTACCAATATCGGTGTTCACTTTTACGATATGCTTATCTGGATATTCGGAGCGGTGGAAAAAAGCGAAGTTCACATATCCGAACCTACCCGATGCTCAGGATTTCTTGAACTCGAAAGAGCAAGAGTTAAATGGTACCTTTCAATAGACCGCGAGGATTCACCTCTGTTCAATGAAAATAACGAACCTTCAACCTGCCGAGTTATCTCCATTGACGGTGATGAACTGGAATTCACCACAGGATTTACGGGGCTTCATACTCAACTGTACAAAAATATTCTTGCCGGATCGGGCTTTGGTATAGAAGATGTACGACCATCAATACAGCTGATACACAACATTCGCAGATCAAATACTATTGGAATAAACGAAAACTCGCATCGATTTGCTTTAAAGTAAGGATTGATATGTCAGATTTCTTTGTTCACGAATCAGCTTACGTCGACAAAGGCGCAATTATTGGCAGGGGAAGCAGCATCTGGCATTTCAGCCATATTATGTCCGGAGCGGAACTG
Above is a window of Candidatus Aegiribacteria sp. DNA encoding:
- a CDS encoding Gfo/Idh/MocA family oxidoreductase; the protein is MANFAITGVAGYIAPRHLDAIVTTGNRVVATLDPHDSVGILDRYCPNARFFPEPERFDRHLEKLRRTSEDKRIHWMSICSPNYLHDAHIRMAFRVGASVICEKPIVLNPWNLDALQELEGETGCRVWSVLQLRLHPSIIALKKRISEENPDRKYEIELTYITPRGPWYLNSWKGNMERSGGLATNIGVHFYDMLIWIFGAVEKSEVHISEPTRCSGFLELERARVKWYLSIDREDSPLFNENNEPSTCRVISIDGDELEFTTGFTGLHTQLYKNILAGSGFGIEDVRPSIQLIHNIRRSNTIGINENSHRFALK